A region from the Triticum aestivum cultivar Chinese Spring chromosome 3D, IWGSC CS RefSeq v2.1, whole genome shotgun sequence genome encodes:
- the LOC123078776 gene encoding putative receptor protein kinase ZmPK1, translated as MDTFLFLTILPLLTALPCSYAQSMLSTRSSLSVEEHRQTFLTSPNDDFSCGFYEVGENAFSFSIWFTNTMEKTVVWSANPRSLVNGHGSMVSLNHNGNLVLADVNGTVTWESKTSSGEGTVVSLLDTGNLIIKDYTGANLWESFSSPTDTLLPIMCPSHLKNVKRHAWTFAPAQLSQRREYKAGSGFCYTKAVLFNGYSSTNFPGDNYVKLPKNMSISRQSHITCNPDIRVVVQGSASMYGMNDVNKSYTIYYVFAAILGALVLLFIGTSWSFLYSKQNIPKSMEEGYRTVMSQFRMFIYRELREATGKFKEEIGRGGSGIVYRGVLEDKRVVAVKKLTSVSHSEEEFWAEMNIIGRINHMNLVRMWGFCSEGQHKLLVYEYVENESLDKFIFGNVSAERLLAWSQRFKIALGTARGLAYLHHECLEWVIHCDIKPENILLTRDFEAKIADFGLAKLSKRDSSSFNLTHMRGTMGYMAPEWALNLPIDAKVDVYSYGVVLLEIVTGNRISSGITVDGKEVEFRQFVHAVKELLESGDVKVIADARLNGHFNPEQVAVMVKLACLEERNSRPTMNEIVKALLACDDEDNHPAYSW; from the exons ATGGACACATTCCTCTTCCTTACCATTCTTCCATTGCTCACCGCTCTGCCATGCTCATATGCTCAGTCGATGCTAAGCACTCGCTCATCCTTATCTGTAGAAGAGCATAGGCAGACCTTCCTTACCTCACCAAATGATGATTTTTCTTGCGGCTTCTATGAAGTTGGAGAGAATGCATTCTCCTTCTCTATCTGGTTCACCAACACCATGGAAAAGACTGTTGTATGGTCTGCAAACCCCAGGTCCTTGGTGAATGGCCATGGTTCCATGGTGTCTCTGAACCATAATGGAAACTTGGTCCTCGCTGATGTCAATGGCACCGTGACTTGGGAGAGCAAGACAAGCTCTGGCGAGGGCACGGTGGTTTCCCTTCTTGACACCGGCAACCTCATAATCAAAGACTACACTGGTGCAAATTTGTGGGAAAGCTTCTCTTCACCGACGGATACATTGCTACCAATAATGTGTCCGTCTCACTTGAAGAATGTAAAAAGACATGCTTGGACATTTGCTCCTGCTCAGCTCTcac aacggagggagtacaaggcaGGATCTGGATTTTGCTACACCAAAGCTGTACTCTTCAATGGTTACAGCTCCACAAATTTTCCTGGCGACAACTATGTCAAACTGCCAAAGAATATGAGCATCTCCAGACAGTCTCATATCACATGCAATCCGGATATTCGAGTGGTTGTACAAGGATCTGCAAGTATGTATGGAATGAATGATGTCAACAAGAGTTATACAATTTATTATGTGTTCGCAGCAATACTGGGAGCCCTAGTCTTGCTCTTTATCGGTACAAGCTGGTCGTTTCTTTACAGCAAGCAAAATATACCTAAGTCAATGGAAGAAGGTTATAGGACTGTGATGAGCCAGTTCAGGATGTTCATCTACAGGGAATTACGGGAAGCAACTGGAAAGTTCAAGGAAGAGATTGGAAGAGGGGGTTCGGGAATTGTTTATAGAGGGGTACTTGAAGATAAGAGAGTGGTGGCAGTGAAGAAACTAACTAGCGTTTCACATAGTGAGGAGGAATTCTGGGCAGAAATGAATATAATTGGAAGGATCAACCATATGAATTTAGTAAGGATGTGGGGGTTTTGCTCTGAGGGTCAACACAAACTGCTGGTGTACGAGTATGTGGAGAATGAATCACTTGACAAGTTTATATTTGGTAATGTAAGTGCTGAGAGATTACTTGCATGGAGCCAACGATTCAAAATAGCACTAGGAACAGCAAGAGGCTTGGCATACCTCCATCATGAGTGCCTTGAGTGGGTAATCCATTGTGATATAAAGCCAGAGAACATACTCCTGACCCGAGACTTCGAAGCAAAGATAGCAGACTTCGGACTAGCCAAACTCTCAAAGAGAGACAGTTCCAGTTTCAATCTCACCCACATGAGAGGAACAATGGGCTACATGGCGCCAGAGTGGGCACTGAATTTGCCGATCGACGCAAAGGTTGATGTATACAGTTATGGCGTTGTACTTCTCGAGATTGTGACTGGAAATAGGATCTCAAGTGGGATTACAGTGGATGGGAAAGAGGTGGAGTTTAGACAGTTTGTGCATGCAGTTAAAGAATTGCTGGAGAGTGGAGATGTCAAGGTTATAGCCGATGCTAGACTGAATGGCCATTTCAATCCTGAGCAAGTGGCGGTAATGGTGAAATTGGCTTGTCTCGAAGAAAGAAACAGCAGACCTACAATGAATGAAATTGTAAAAGCTCTACTGGCATGTGATGATGAAGACAATCACCCAGCCTACTCATGGTGA
- the LOC123076289 gene encoding uncharacterized protein: MEEINKALADLTAAISGMSAQISEIHPVVLELQGWRPAIERSVDELRAEVTDLRQHIQAPRPAAAQAPDPALLKETAPSVRLSDLPPLLPDMAGTSLHRPGEQPHARGDGSHGPDGRGVAHDLRGKSVGEIHSPRLPPATGTYDLLPYGEQSFSGDRGYHRLPPPPRFDFPVFDGTNPKAWRLKCEAYFRVCTLSPDTWVSCAAMYFTDGALTWLQSSQAHLHYQDWGGFAAVICASLGVRNSRTC, translated from the coding sequence ATGGAGGAGATCAACAAGGCTCTGGCGGACCTGACGGCGGCCATCAGCGGCATGTCCGCCCAGATCAGTGAGATCCACCCGGTGGTTCTCGAGCTTCAAGGATGGCGCCCGGCGATCGAGCGATCCGTCGACGAGCTACGGGCGGAGGTGACCGATCTTCGCCAACACATCCAGGCACCGCGCCCAGCGGCCGCGCAGGCGCCGGATCCGGCGCTGCTGAAGGAAACGGCGCCCTCGGTCCGCCTCTCCGACCTGCCGCCTCTGCTTCCAGACATGGCCGGCACGTCTCTCCATCGACCAGGCGAGCAGCCACACGCTCGCGGTGACGGCAGTCACGGGCCCGATGGCCGCGGTGTCGCACATGATCTTCGGGGGAAATCGGTGGGTGAGATTCACTCCCCACGATTGCCTCCGGCCACTGGTACGTACGATCTCCTTCCGTATGGCGAGCAGTCGTTCTCAGGGGACCGGGGATATCACCGTTTGCCACCACCGCCGCGGTTCGATTTCCCTGTTTTCGACGGGACGAACCCGAAGGCTTGGCGTCTTAAATGTGAAGCTTACTTCCGCGTTTGCACCCTTAGCCCTGACACTTGGGTCAGTTGCGCCGCCATGTATTTCACAGATGGGGCTCTCACTTGGCTCCAGTCCTCCCAAGCTCACTTGCATTATCAGGATTGGGGGGGTTTTGCTGCCGTGATCTGCGCCAGTTTGGGCGTGAGGAATTCCAGAACCTGTTAA